A stretch of Triticum aestivum cultivar Chinese Spring chromosome 1D, IWGSC CS RefSeq v2.1, whole genome shotgun sequence DNA encodes these proteins:
- the LOC123182716 gene encoding 50S ribosomal protein L20, with protein sequence MNKGKIFKLAKGFRGRAKNCIRIARERVEKALQYSYRDRRNKKRDMRSLWIERINAGTRLHGVNYGNFMHGLMKENVQLNRKVLSELSMHEPYSFKALVDVSRTAFPGNRPAAKKEGLASIL encoded by the exons ATGAACAAGGGGAAGATCTTTAAGTTAGCCAAGGGATTCCGAGGAAGGGCTAAAAACTGCATAAGAATCGCCAGGGAGCGTGTAGAAAAAGCATTGCAATATTCTTACAGGGATCGGCGCAACAAGAAAAGGGACATGCGGTCTCTCTGGATCGAGCGCATCAATGCTGGTACACGACTCCATGGG GTGAACTATGGCAACTTCATGCATGGACTGATGAAGGAGAATGTCCAACTCAACAGGAAGGTACTTTCAGAGCTGTCGATGCATGAGCCATACAGCTTCAAGGCTCTTGTTGATGTATCTCGCACTGCGTTCCCTGGGAACAGGCCGGCTGCCAAGAAGGAAGGACTAGCAAGTATTCTATGA
- the LOC123182717 gene encoding 26S proteasome non-ATPase regulatory subunit 1 homolog A isoform X2, translated as MAAAAATVSSAGGILAMLHEPAEELKLHALASLNSVVHLFYPEISTSIPAIESMYEDDEFDQRQLAALVVSKVFYYLGELNDALSYALGAGPLFDVSEDSDYAQALLAKALDEYASFKTRASKAMEELENVDPRLETIVERMLERCILDGKYQQAMGMAVECRRLDKLEEAIVRCANIHGALSYCISLSHQYVSHREYRSEVLRCLVKIYQTLPHPDYLSICQCLMVLGEPETVANILDTLLSGSQDDALIAYQIAFDLVENENQAFLLNVGNRLDSQTPGQSALPVDQTVNAGTTSTEPAGDVQMGDGTTTSNRNAHPVDPDEAAHADRLAKLKGILSGEKSIQLTLQFLYSHSRSDLLILKTIKQAVETSGNVCHSATICSNAIMHAGTTVDTFLRENLEWLSKATNWAKFSATAGLGVIHRGHLQQGRALMAPYLPQNGAVGGGSPYSEGGALYALGLIHANHGEGIKQFLRESLRNTSAEVIQHGACLGLGLASLGTADEEVFEDIKNVLYTDSAVAGEAAGIGMGLLMVGTASEKAGEMLAYAHDTQHEKIIRGLALGIALTMYGREEEADTLIEQMTRDQDPILRYGGMYALALAYRGTANNKAIHQLLHFAVSDVSDDVRRTAVMGLGFVLYNEPEQTPRIVSLLSESYNPHVRYGAALAVGISCAGTGLSDAISLLEPLTSDVVDFVRQGALIAMAMVMIQTNESFDSRVGTFRRQLQKIILDKHEDTMSKMGAILASGILDAGGRNVTIKLRSRNKHDKLTAVIGLAVFTQFWNWYPLLYFISLAFSPTAIIGLNSNLEVLKFEFMSHAKPSLFEYPKPTTQQATTSAVELPTAILSTYAKAKSRAKKDAESKAAANQEKAAAEAESKAANQEKSTEDASGSTSGKAADAMQVDSTAEKKAAEPEPAFQILANPARVVPLQEKFIKFIEGSRYVPVRPAPCGGFILLRDTQPSEAEELVVLTDAPASGQPVSGASAMAVDDEPQPPQPFEYLS; from the exons atggcggcggcggcggcgacggtgagctcggcggGCGGGATCCTCGCCATGCTCCACGAGCCGGCGGAGGAGCTCAAGctgcacgcgctcgccagcctcaaCTCCGTCGTCCACCTCTTCTACCCGGAGATCTCCACCAGCATCCCCGCCAT CGAGAGCATGTATGAAGACGACGAATTTGACCAGAGACAGCTTGCTGCCCTAGTTGTTTCTAAG GTGTTTTACTACTTGGGCGAGTTAAATGATGCACTGTCGTATGCACTTGGTGCTGGACCTCTGTTTGACGTTTCTGAGGATTCAGATTATGCTCAGGCTCTTTTAG CCAAAGCATTAGATGAATATGCGAGTTTCAAGACAAGAGCTTCTAAAGCTATGGAGGAATTAGAGAATGTGGATCCTAGACTAGAGACCATAGTGGAGAGGATGTTGGAGAG GTGTATTCTTGACGGGAAATACCAACAGGCCATGGGTATGGCTGTTGAATGCAGAAGACTGGATAAGCTGGAGGAAGCTATTGTTCGGTGTGCTAATATTCACGGGGCTCTTTCATATTGCATCAGCCTTTCTCATCAATATGTTAGTCACCGTGAATATCGTTCTGAG GTTCTTCGCTGTCTTGTTAAAATATACCAGACTTTGCCGCATCCAGATTATCTGAGCATCTGCCAGTGCCTTATGGTTCTGGGCGAGCCTGAAACTGTTGCGAATATATTGGACACACTACTTTCTGGAAGCCAG GATGATGCTCTCATTGCATACCAAATTGCTTTTGATCTAGTGGAAAATGAAAATCAGGCCTTCCTTCTGAATGTGGGGAATCGCCTGGACTCACAGACTCCTGGTCAGTCAGCTTTACCGGTTGATCAGACTGTTAACGCGGGTACAACTAGCACAGAACCAGCGGGTGATGTTCAGATGGGAGATGGCACAACTACTTCAAACAGAAATGCTCACCCAGTGGATCCAGATGAGGCAGCGCATGCTGATAGGCTTGCAAAACTTAAAGGGATACTGTCAGGGGAGAAGTCTATTCAGCTTACGCTGCAATTTTTGTATAGCCACAGCAG GTCTGATCTTCTAATTCTGAAGACAATAAAGCAGGCTGTGGAAACGAGTGGCAATGTTTGCCATAGTGCAACTATTTGTTCCAATGCGATCATGCATGCAGGAACAACTGTAGATACCTTTTTAAGAGAGAATctg GAATGGTTAAGCAAGGCAACCAATTGGGCTAAATTTAGTGCGACAGCTGGACTGGGTGTCATTCATAGAGGCCACCTTCAGCAAGGTCGGGCTTTGATGGCCCCGTACCTACCTCAAAATGGTGCAGTTGGTGGTGGCAGTCCATATTCAGAAGGTGGTGCCCTCTATGCTTTAGGTTTGATTCATGCCAACCATGGCGAAGGAATCAAACAATTCCTCCGTGAAAGCCTTCGCAACACCAGTGCAGAG GTCATCCAGCATGGTGCCTGTTTGGGACTTGGGCTTGCATCTCTCGGGACAGCAGATGAGGAAGTGTTTGAGGACATAAAGAATGTCCTTTACACAGACAGTGCAGTAGCTGGTGAAGCAGCTGGTATTGGCATGGGTTTGCTCATGGTTGGGACAGCCAGTGAGAAGGCCGGTGAGATGCTTGCTTATGCACATGATACACAGCATGAAAAGATTATCAG gGGTTTGGCACTTGGCATCGCATTGACAATGTATGGCAGGGAGGAGGAAGCTGACACCTTGATCGAACAAATGACTAGAGATCAAGATCCCATACTACGTTATGGTGGTATGTATGCATTGGCTCTAGCGTACAGAGGAACTGCAAACAACAAAGCTATCCATCAGCTGCTGCATTTCGCTGTATCGGACGTCAGTGATGATGTTCGTAGGACTGCAGTTATGGGTCTTGGATTTGTTCTATACAACGAACCTGAGCAG ACTCCAAGAATTGTGTCCCTGCTCTCTGAATCGTACAACCCACACGTTCGTTATGGTGCAGCTCTAGCTGTTGGGATATCCTGTGCAGGCACAGGGTTAAGTGATGCCATTTCCTTGTTGGAGCCTCTCACCTCGGACGTTGTTGACTTCGTACGCCAGGGGGCTCTAATTGCTATGGCAATGGTCATGATCCAGACCAATGAGTCCTTTGATTCTCGTGTTGGAACATTCAGGCGTCAGTTGCAAAAGATCATACTTGACAAGCACGAGGACACCATGAGCAAAATGGGCGCCATACTTGCTTCTGGCATTCTAGATGCAGGTGGCAGGAACGTCACAATCAAACTTCGCTCGAGGAACAAGCATGACAAGCTCACTGCTGTGATTGGCCTCGCTGTTTTCACCCAGTTCTGGAACTGGTATCCTCTCCTATACTTCATCAGCCTGGCCTTCTCGCCGACGGCCATCATTGGTCTCAACTCGAATCTGGAAGTGCTGAAGTTTGAATTTATGTCGCATGCTAAGCCGTCCCTCTTTGAGTATCCGAAACCGACGACTCAGCAGGCTACAACTTCGGCTGTCGAGCTGCCCACAGCCATTTTGTCAACCTATGCTAAGGCAAAATCTAGGGCGAAGAAGGATGCAGAAAGCAAAGCTGCTGCTAACCAGGAGAAGGCAGCAGCAGAAGCAGAAAGCAAAGCTGCTAACCAGGAGAAGTCAACGGAAGATGCTTCTGGTTCTACTTCTGGCAAGGCAGCTGATGCAATGCAG GTGGACAGCACTGCAGAGAAGAAGGCCGCAGAGCCAGAGCCGGCCTTCCAGATCCTGGCGAACCCAGCCCGCGTCGTCCCCCTGCAGGAGAAGTTCATCAAGTTCATCGAGGGCAGCCGATACGTCCCCGTGAGGCCCGCCCCCTGCGGCGGGTTCATCCTCCTAAGAGACACACAGCCCAGCGAGGCCGAGGAGCTCGTTGTGCTCACCGACGCCCCCGCGTCAGGGCAGCCGGTGTCGGGTGCCTCTGCCATGGCCGTCGACGACGAGCCCCAGCCGCCCCAACCTTTTGAGTACCTGTCCTGA
- the LOC123182717 gene encoding 26S proteasome non-ATPase regulatory subunit 1 homolog A isoform X1 has translation MAAAAATVSSAGGILAMLHEPAEELKLHALASLNSVVHLFYPEISTSIPAIESMYEDDEFDQRQLAALVVSKVFYYLGELNDALSYALGAGPLFDVSEDSDYAQALLAKALDEYASFKTRASKAMEELENVDPRLETIVERMLERCILDGKYQQAMGMAVECRRLDKLEEAIVRCANIHGALSYCISLSHQYVSHREYRSEVLRCLVKIYQTLPHPDYLSICQCLMVLGEPETVANILDTLLSGSQDDALIAYQIAFDLVENENQAFLLNVGNRLDSQTPGQSALPVDQTVNAGTTSTEPAGDVQMGDGTTTSNRNAHPVDPDEAAHADRLAKLKGILSGEKSIQLTLQFLYSHSRSDLLILKTIKQAVETSGNVCHSATICSNAIMHAGTTVDTFLRENLEWLSKATNWAKFSATAGLGVIHRGHLQQGRALMAPYLPQNGAVGGGSPYSEGGALYALGLIHANHGEGIKQFLRESLRNTSAEVTFCSLSFSRNANYVVTFLNQNRIIQVIQHGACLGLGLASLGTADEEVFEDIKNVLYTDSAVAGEAAGIGMGLLMVGTASEKAGEMLAYAHDTQHEKIIRGLALGIALTMYGREEEADTLIEQMTRDQDPILRYGGMYALALAYRGTANNKAIHQLLHFAVSDVSDDVRRTAVMGLGFVLYNEPEQTPRIVSLLSESYNPHVRYGAALAVGISCAGTGLSDAISLLEPLTSDVVDFVRQGALIAMAMVMIQTNESFDSRVGTFRRQLQKIILDKHEDTMSKMGAILASGILDAGGRNVTIKLRSRNKHDKLTAVIGLAVFTQFWNWYPLLYFISLAFSPTAIIGLNSNLEVLKFEFMSHAKPSLFEYPKPTTQQATTSAVELPTAILSTYAKAKSRAKKDAESKAAANQEKAAAEAESKAANQEKSTEDASGSTSGKAADAMQVDSTAEKKAAEPEPAFQILANPARVVPLQEKFIKFIEGSRYVPVRPAPCGGFILLRDTQPSEAEELVVLTDAPASGQPVSGASAMAVDDEPQPPQPFEYLS, from the exons atggcggcggcggcggcgacggtgagctcggcggGCGGGATCCTCGCCATGCTCCACGAGCCGGCGGAGGAGCTCAAGctgcacgcgctcgccagcctcaaCTCCGTCGTCCACCTCTTCTACCCGGAGATCTCCACCAGCATCCCCGCCAT CGAGAGCATGTATGAAGACGACGAATTTGACCAGAGACAGCTTGCTGCCCTAGTTGTTTCTAAG GTGTTTTACTACTTGGGCGAGTTAAATGATGCACTGTCGTATGCACTTGGTGCTGGACCTCTGTTTGACGTTTCTGAGGATTCAGATTATGCTCAGGCTCTTTTAG CCAAAGCATTAGATGAATATGCGAGTTTCAAGACAAGAGCTTCTAAAGCTATGGAGGAATTAGAGAATGTGGATCCTAGACTAGAGACCATAGTGGAGAGGATGTTGGAGAG GTGTATTCTTGACGGGAAATACCAACAGGCCATGGGTATGGCTGTTGAATGCAGAAGACTGGATAAGCTGGAGGAAGCTATTGTTCGGTGTGCTAATATTCACGGGGCTCTTTCATATTGCATCAGCCTTTCTCATCAATATGTTAGTCACCGTGAATATCGTTCTGAG GTTCTTCGCTGTCTTGTTAAAATATACCAGACTTTGCCGCATCCAGATTATCTGAGCATCTGCCAGTGCCTTATGGTTCTGGGCGAGCCTGAAACTGTTGCGAATATATTGGACACACTACTTTCTGGAAGCCAG GATGATGCTCTCATTGCATACCAAATTGCTTTTGATCTAGTGGAAAATGAAAATCAGGCCTTCCTTCTGAATGTGGGGAATCGCCTGGACTCACAGACTCCTGGTCAGTCAGCTTTACCGGTTGATCAGACTGTTAACGCGGGTACAACTAGCACAGAACCAGCGGGTGATGTTCAGATGGGAGATGGCACAACTACTTCAAACAGAAATGCTCACCCAGTGGATCCAGATGAGGCAGCGCATGCTGATAGGCTTGCAAAACTTAAAGGGATACTGTCAGGGGAGAAGTCTATTCAGCTTACGCTGCAATTTTTGTATAGCCACAGCAG GTCTGATCTTCTAATTCTGAAGACAATAAAGCAGGCTGTGGAAACGAGTGGCAATGTTTGCCATAGTGCAACTATTTGTTCCAATGCGATCATGCATGCAGGAACAACTGTAGATACCTTTTTAAGAGAGAATctg GAATGGTTAAGCAAGGCAACCAATTGGGCTAAATTTAGTGCGACAGCTGGACTGGGTGTCATTCATAGAGGCCACCTTCAGCAAGGTCGGGCTTTGATGGCCCCGTACCTACCTCAAAATGGTGCAGTTGGTGGTGGCAGTCCATATTCAGAAGGTGGTGCCCTCTATGCTTTAGGTTTGATTCATGCCAACCATGGCGAAGGAATCAAACAATTCCTCCGTGAAAGCCTTCGCAACACCAGTGCAGAGGTGACATTTTGTTCCTTGTCCTTCTCGCGTAATGCTAATTATGTTGTGACTTTTCTTAATCAAAACCGTATTATACAGGTCATCCAGCATGGTGCCTGTTTGGGACTTGGGCTTGCATCTCTCGGGACAGCAGATGAGGAAGTGTTTGAGGACATAAAGAATGTCCTTTACACAGACAGTGCAGTAGCTGGTGAAGCAGCTGGTATTGGCATGGGTTTGCTCATGGTTGGGACAGCCAGTGAGAAGGCCGGTGAGATGCTTGCTTATGCACATGATACACAGCATGAAAAGATTATCAG gGGTTTGGCACTTGGCATCGCATTGACAATGTATGGCAGGGAGGAGGAAGCTGACACCTTGATCGAACAAATGACTAGAGATCAAGATCCCATACTACGTTATGGTGGTATGTATGCATTGGCTCTAGCGTACAGAGGAACTGCAAACAACAAAGCTATCCATCAGCTGCTGCATTTCGCTGTATCGGACGTCAGTGATGATGTTCGTAGGACTGCAGTTATGGGTCTTGGATTTGTTCTATACAACGAACCTGAGCAG ACTCCAAGAATTGTGTCCCTGCTCTCTGAATCGTACAACCCACACGTTCGTTATGGTGCAGCTCTAGCTGTTGGGATATCCTGTGCAGGCACAGGGTTAAGTGATGCCATTTCCTTGTTGGAGCCTCTCACCTCGGACGTTGTTGACTTCGTACGCCAGGGGGCTCTAATTGCTATGGCAATGGTCATGATCCAGACCAATGAGTCCTTTGATTCTCGTGTTGGAACATTCAGGCGTCAGTTGCAAAAGATCATACTTGACAAGCACGAGGACACCATGAGCAAAATGGGCGCCATACTTGCTTCTGGCATTCTAGATGCAGGTGGCAGGAACGTCACAATCAAACTTCGCTCGAGGAACAAGCATGACAAGCTCACTGCTGTGATTGGCCTCGCTGTTTTCACCCAGTTCTGGAACTGGTATCCTCTCCTATACTTCATCAGCCTGGCCTTCTCGCCGACGGCCATCATTGGTCTCAACTCGAATCTGGAAGTGCTGAAGTTTGAATTTATGTCGCATGCTAAGCCGTCCCTCTTTGAGTATCCGAAACCGACGACTCAGCAGGCTACAACTTCGGCTGTCGAGCTGCCCACAGCCATTTTGTCAACCTATGCTAAGGCAAAATCTAGGGCGAAGAAGGATGCAGAAAGCAAAGCTGCTGCTAACCAGGAGAAGGCAGCAGCAGAAGCAGAAAGCAAAGCTGCTAACCAGGAGAAGTCAACGGAAGATGCTTCTGGTTCTACTTCTGGCAAGGCAGCTGATGCAATGCAG GTGGACAGCACTGCAGAGAAGAAGGCCGCAGAGCCAGAGCCGGCCTTCCAGATCCTGGCGAACCCAGCCCGCGTCGTCCCCCTGCAGGAGAAGTTCATCAAGTTCATCGAGGGCAGCCGATACGTCCCCGTGAGGCCCGCCCCCTGCGGCGGGTTCATCCTCCTAAGAGACACACAGCCCAGCGAGGCCGAGGAGCTCGTTGTGCTCACCGACGCCCCCGCGTCAGGGCAGCCGGTGTCGGGTGCCTCTGCCATGGCCGTCGACGACGAGCCCCAGCCGCCCCAACCTTTTGAGTACCTGTCCTGA